The following coding sequences are from one Armatimonadota bacterium window:
- a CDS encoding CoA transferase, producing the protein MPGVLAGKRVVALEVAVAGPFCTSLLGDMGAEVIKIERPGGDLIRSWDSVVRGLSSGYVWVNRNKRSVVLDLKREGAQEVARRLVEHADVFMENYAPGVVEALGLGYEQVRAWNPRLVYCSISGYGREGPYREMKAYDLLVQAEAGMMAVTGYPDAPAKVGVPVADLAAGLYGALGIVLALLERERTGEGQFVEVSMFEAMLAWLGYFPYHVWYGGQEPGRVGMRHHYIVPYGPFQTAEGKWICFAVASDRDWRRFCEQVIERPDLVEHPDFHTVEKRRQNREILEPILEQILRGRSQEEWARRLQAAGLPWGLMRSIREVLDHPQVQARGLIQELDSPVGRVKTIASPLRLERNRAQYTRVPDLGEDTVPVLQELGFSLEEIRTLQAEGVIRTGPDTQENA; encoded by the coding sequence ATGCCAGGCGTCCTGGCCGGGAAACGGGTGGTTGCCCTGGAGGTGGCGGTGGCTGGGCCGTTCTGCACGAGCCTCCTCGGTGACATGGGGGCAGAGGTCATCAAGATCGAGAGACCCGGGGGGGATCTTATCCGATCCTGGGACAGCGTGGTGCGGGGGTTAAGCTCAGGCTACGTATGGGTGAACCGGAACAAGCGGAGCGTGGTGCTGGACCTGAAGCGAGAGGGCGCTCAAGAGGTCGCTCGACGGCTGGTGGAGCACGCGGACGTATTCATGGAGAACTACGCGCCGGGTGTGGTGGAAGCCCTGGGGCTGGGCTATGAACAGGTCCGGGCGTGGAACCCCCGTTTGGTATACTGTTCAATCTCCGGGTACGGACGGGAAGGGCCGTACCGGGAGATGAAGGCCTACGACCTGCTGGTGCAGGCGGAGGCGGGTATGATGGCGGTCACAGGGTATCCGGATGCTCCGGCCAAGGTAGGAGTGCCGGTGGCGGATCTCGCCGCGGGCCTGTACGGAGCCCTGGGGATTGTGCTGGCCCTGCTGGAGCGGGAGCGAACCGGAGAGGGGCAGTTCGTGGAAGTATCTATGTTCGAAGCCATGCTGGCATGGCTGGGGTACTTTCCCTACCACGTCTGGTACGGCGGACAGGAGCCTGGGCGGGTGGGCATGCGGCACCATTACATCGTGCCCTACGGTCCTTTCCAGACGGCAGAGGGAAAGTGGATCTGCTTCGCGGTGGCGAGCGACCGGGACTGGAGACGGTTCTGCGAGCAGGTCATCGAGCGGCCGGACCTCGTGGAGCACCCCGATTTCCACACCGTGGAGAAGCGCCGCCAGAATCGGGAGATACTGGAACCGATCCTGGAACAGATCCTGAGAGGGCGTAGCCAGGAGGAGTGGGCGCGTCGGCTGCAGGCGGCAGGGTTGCCGTGGGGACTCATGCGGAGCATCCGGGAGGTGCTGGACCATCCCCAGGTGCAGGCCCGAGGACTCATCCAGGAGCTGGACTCGCCGGTGGGAAGGGTGAAGACCATCGCAAGCCCCCTGCGGCTGGAACGGAACAGGGCGCAGTACACCCGGGTTCCGGACCTGGGGGAGGATACGGTTCCCGTGCTCCAGGAGCTGGGCTTTTCCCTGGAGGAGATCCGAACCCTCCAGGCGGAAGGTGTGATCAGGACAGGACCGGATACGCAGGAGAACGCGTGA
- a CDS encoding electron transfer flavoprotein subunit alpha/FixB family protein, with the protein MRVLAVVLTHPPASGWEEVVGAAHAAAQAADGSLLAAILGPEKGARELAQEIWRAGAEEIWLVTDPLLEDPLSDRYVAALTGAARTLQPTVLLLRGDPLGAELGPRVAWRLRAASITDVVGVRRDSEGSLLWIRPMYGGKALAAVRSHRPVTVVTVRPRAFSAPPLRSGDPDPQRIQALPLSEEVPVETRVRLLESRRQETAGPRLEEARVVVGGGQGIGGREGFRMLEELARLLGGAVGASRAAVDAGWAPGHLQIGQTGKKIAPELYLAVGISGASQHLAGVSGARHIVAINTDPEAPIFKAAEVGVVEDWRAIVPRLVERLRERKKVDPQGP; encoded by the coding sequence ATGCGTGTACTCGCGGTGGTTCTCACCCATCCCCCGGCTTCCGGGTGGGAGGAAGTCGTGGGAGCCGCGCACGCGGCCGCGCAGGCTGCGGACGGTTCCCTGCTGGCGGCCATCCTTGGGCCGGAGAAGGGTGCGCGGGAGCTGGCGCAGGAGATCTGGCGGGCAGGGGCCGAGGAGATCTGGCTGGTGACGGATCCCCTCCTGGAAGATCCGCTCAGCGATCGATACGTGGCCGCCCTGACAGGGGCGGCGCGCACCCTGCAGCCTACCGTCCTGCTGCTCCGGGGCGATCCGCTGGGCGCGGAGCTGGGGCCCCGGGTGGCCTGGCGGCTACGGGCGGCTTCGATAACGGACGTGGTGGGGGTGCGCAGGGATTCGGAGGGTTCTCTCCTCTGGATCCGACCCATGTACGGTGGAAAGGCGCTGGCCGCGGTGAGATCCCACCGCCCCGTGACGGTGGTGACCGTGCGGCCCCGGGCGTTCTCCGCACCACCCCTTCGGTCCGGAGATCCAGACCCGCAACGCATCCAGGCCCTCCCTCTGAGCGAGGAGGTCCCGGTGGAGACCAGGGTTCGACTGTTGGAAAGCCGCAGGCAGGAGACCGCTGGGCCTCGGCTGGAGGAGGCTCGGGTGGTGGTGGGAGGAGGACAGGGCATCGGCGGGAGGGAGGGCTTCCGGATGCTGGAGGAACTCGCACGCCTGCTGGGCGGAGCGGTGGGGGCCAGCCGCGCTGCGGTGGACGCCGGTTGGGCTCCCGGGCATCTCCAGATCGGCCAGACGGGGAAGAAGATCGCTCCGGAGCTCTATCTCGCGGTGGGGATCAGCGGGGCGAGCCAGCACCTCGCGGGGGTGAGCGGCGCGCGGCACATCGTGGCCATCAACACGGATCCGGAGGCCCCCATCTTCAAGGCGGCGGAGGTTGGCGTGGTGGAGGACTGGAGGGCGATCGTCCCCCGGCTTGTGGAGCGGCTGAGGGAGCGGAAGAAGGTCGATCCACAGGGGCCCTGA
- a CDS encoding ABC transporter permease, which yields MEERTLQAQALERRPAVQASGWRTQAASLARSVFPLVWLGAWEAAARLGWMDARFFPPPSLIFETLVRGLGGGDLVPHLGATLARLGVGFVIGAVPAALLGILMGLSPWVRAALDPVVAALYPIPKSALLPLLLLIFGLGEGSKLTMSAIGVFFVMVVNAMEGVLVTGRVYFDVARSFSATRWQLIRTVALPGALPLIMAGARLGIGLSLILVVLAEMLGARNGLGYVLWSSWQTFSVPTLYAVLMITALLGYLSVLAVDALRRILVPWQ from the coding sequence GTGGAGGAGCGAACCCTCCAGGCGCAGGCCCTGGAGCGCAGACCGGCGGTCCAAGCGAGCGGGTGGAGGACCCAGGCGGCGTCTTTGGCCCGCAGCGTCTTCCCGCTGGTGTGGCTGGGGGCCTGGGAAGCGGCAGCGCGACTGGGCTGGATGGACGCCCGGTTCTTCCCCCCTCCCAGCCTCATCTTCGAGACCCTGGTTCGGGGGCTCGGGGGTGGGGATCTGGTGCCACACCTAGGGGCAACCCTGGCCCGGCTGGGGGTGGGGTTCGTGATCGGGGCGGTTCCCGCGGCCCTCCTGGGGATTTTGATGGGGCTTTCCCCGTGGGTACGGGCGGCCCTGGACCCGGTGGTGGCCGCCCTCTACCCCATTCCGAAAAGCGCCCTGCTGCCGCTGCTGCTCCTGATCTTCGGACTTGGAGAGGGCTCTAAACTCACCATGTCCGCCATCGGGGTGTTCTTCGTGATGGTGGTGAACGCCATGGAAGGGGTTCTGGTAACGGGGCGGGTGTACTTCGATGTGGCCCGAAGTTTCAGCGCCACCCGATGGCAGCTGATCCGCACGGTGGCCCTCCCGGGAGCGCTGCCCCTCATCATGGCGGGGGCGCGGCTGGGGATCGGGCTGAGCCTGATCCTGGTGGTGCTGGCGGAGATGCTGGGAGCCCGAAACGGGCTGGGGTATGTGCTATGGAGCAGCTGGCAGACCTTCAGCGTGCCGACCCTGTACGCGGTGCTCATGATCACGGCGCTGCTGGGCTACCTCTCCGTGCTGGCCGTGGACGCCCTACGTAGGATCCTGGTGCCTTGGCAGTAA
- a CDS encoding heterodisulfide reductase-related iron-sulfur binding cluster, whose translation MWPGTVGEATREVFWNIPAAGVVVMYLLTVVAAGVFGYGVYREYRWWRRGKSLSRLHPVRPRLKLVLTHVIGHARLFADRLPGLYHFAFFWGFLVLFLGTVVVFVHHDLRIRIMRGLFYLYFQSATLDLMGLVAALGVGAALLSRYIGGPPRLRRGVWSDIAILLLFEAILLTGFVVEALRIAATEDPWGRWSPVGFVIAQAFRGAGMTPGDMRWLHAVLWWVHFVLATAFVAYIPYSKLFHLLLAPLNVYLQPLEQGGSPRPLPLEEGAVLGVRSLVDFTWKDLLDLDACTECGRCTAVCPASATGKPLSPMHLILDLRKTMRSGQGNSPVPIAGNVIREETLWACTTCMACMEACPVFIEHVPKILDLRRYLVMEEARLPGGMREALRSLEAREHPWAGTRWSRRDWYRALPVLEMKEVGRAERVDVVYWAGCAVLDERYQRVARALVRILHQAGLRVGVLGPEERCTGDPARRMGDEFVFRTLATANLDTFARYGVRRVVTSCPHCYNVLKNEYRELGGDLEAQHHTEFLSSLLRRGSLRPALREAGGAEVSVTYHDPCYLARYNGVVDPPREVLKERGGCKLVEMPRRARNTFCCGAGGGRAWVEERGEERVAIQRAREAIQTGADTVAVSCPFCLQMLEDAVKSAAEGRAVRVLDVAELVADFLQVPEQAASEPKTQ comes from the coding sequence ATGTGGCCAGGGACGGTGGGCGAAGCCACCCGGGAGGTCTTCTGGAACATCCCGGCTGCGGGGGTGGTGGTGATGTACCTCCTCACCGTGGTGGCGGCAGGGGTGTTCGGATACGGGGTCTACCGGGAGTATCGGTGGTGGCGACGCGGCAAGTCCCTCAGCCGGCTCCATCCCGTCCGGCCTCGCCTGAAACTGGTCCTCACCCATGTGATCGGACATGCGAGGCTCTTTGCGGACCGGCTGCCGGGCCTCTACCACTTCGCTTTCTTCTGGGGGTTCCTGGTGCTCTTCCTGGGGACCGTGGTGGTGTTTGTCCACCACGACCTGCGGATCCGCATCATGCGTGGTCTTTTTTACCTGTACTTCCAGTCCGCCACCCTGGACCTCATGGGCCTCGTGGCCGCCCTGGGCGTCGGTGCCGCGCTCCTCTCCCGGTACATCGGAGGTCCTCCTCGGCTGCGGAGGGGAGTTTGGTCGGATATTGCCATTCTCCTCCTCTTCGAGGCCATCCTGCTTACGGGATTCGTGGTGGAGGCCTTGCGCATCGCAGCCACGGAGGACCCCTGGGGGCGGTGGAGCCCCGTGGGGTTTGTGATCGCCCAGGCCTTCCGGGGAGCAGGGATGACACCCGGGGACATGCGGTGGCTCCATGCGGTCCTGTGGTGGGTCCATTTCGTGCTCGCCACCGCCTTCGTGGCCTATATCCCCTATTCGAAGCTCTTCCACCTCCTGCTGGCGCCCCTGAACGTGTACCTCCAGCCCCTGGAGCAGGGTGGCTCTCCCCGCCCGCTCCCGTTGGAAGAGGGGGCGGTGTTGGGGGTCCGGAGTCTTGTAGACTTCACGTGGAAGGATCTTCTGGATCTCGACGCATGCACGGAATGCGGACGGTGCACCGCGGTCTGTCCCGCCTCCGCCACGGGCAAACCCCTCTCCCCCATGCACCTGATCCTGGATCTCCGGAAGACCATGCGCTCGGGTCAGGGAAATTCACCGGTTCCGATCGCGGGAAATGTGATCCGGGAGGAGACGCTGTGGGCGTGCACCACGTGCATGGCGTGCATGGAAGCGTGCCCAGTATTCATCGAGCACGTCCCGAAGATCCTCGACCTACGGCGCTATCTGGTGATGGAGGAGGCTCGGCTTCCCGGTGGGATGCGGGAAGCCCTGCGCAGCCTGGAGGCGCGGGAGCATCCCTGGGCAGGGACCCGGTGGAGCCGGCGGGACTGGTACCGGGCTTTGCCCGTCCTGGAGATGAAAGAGGTAGGGCGCGCGGAGAGGGTGGACGTGGTCTACTGGGCGGGGTGTGCGGTGCTGGACGAGCGCTATCAGCGGGTGGCCCGTGCCCTCGTCCGCATCCTGCATCAGGCCGGGTTGCGCGTGGGGGTTTTGGGTCCCGAGGAGCGGTGTACCGGGGACCCCGCCCGGCGCATGGGGGACGAGTTCGTGTTCCGTACACTGGCTACCGCAAACCTCGACACCTTTGCCCGATACGGGGTGCGGCGGGTGGTGACCTCCTGTCCGCATTGCTATAACGTGCTGAAGAACGAGTACCGGGAGCTGGGTGGGGATCTGGAGGCGCAGCACCACACGGAGTTCCTCTCCTCCCTGCTCCGGCGGGGAAGCTTAAGACCTGCCCTGCGGGAGGCGGGGGGAGCCGAGGTCTCGGTGACCTATCACGACCCCTGCTACCTGGCCCGGTACAACGGGGTGGTGGATCCCCCCCGGGAGGTGCTGAAGGAGCGTGGGGGATGCAAGCTAGTGGAGATGCCGCGGAGGGCTAGGAACACCTTCTGCTGCGGGGCCGGAGGGGGGAGGGCCTGGGTGGAAGAGCGGGGAGAGGAACGGGTGGCCATCCAGCGCGCGCGGGAAGCGATCCAGACGGGGGCCGATACGGTGGCGGTGAGCTGCCCGTTTTGCCTGCAGATGCTGGAAGATGCGGTGAAGTCCGCGGCAGAGGGGCGCGCGGTGCGCGTACTGGACGTAGCGGAGCTGGTGGCGGACTTCCTCCAGGTACCGGAGCAGGCCGCTTCAGAGCCGAAGACGCAGTAG
- a CDS encoding ABC transporter substrate-binding protein produces MREVRTVRWAIFGFVWALALLSTGAMALGQRRLERVVVGTVGHPSDAGMYIAMEKGYFAEEGIELSMNNTFRTGGQTIPLLATGQLHVGGGAIDPAFINAIHQGIPLKVVAGKGIIRRGNGFNVLLVRRELYERGVRSIAGLRGRKLAVTNLEGAVTFEVQEMLRTAGLTLRDVELVVLPNPDMPVALQNGAVDAAFVIEPVATVATYRLKSAVILMTADRVVNDFPIGVIFYGPAMLANPDLGVRWMTAYIRGLRYYDLAMRDPSVREEVIRIFLKYLPFKDVEVYRNMIWPGLRPDGTFHVGYIRPLQEFMLERRAIRAIVPTEQLVDFSYLQKALDRIRERGSR; encoded by the coding sequence GTGAGGGAGGTGCGGACAGTCCGGTGGGCCATCTTCGGCTTCGTCTGGGCATTGGCCCTCCTGAGCACGGGGGCCATGGCCCTGGGACAGCGGCGGCTCGAGCGGGTGGTGGTGGGGACCGTGGGCCACCCCTCCGATGCGGGGATGTACATTGCCATGGAGAAGGGATACTTCGCGGAGGAAGGCATCGAGCTCTCCATGAACAACACCTTCCGCACGGGCGGGCAGACCATTCCGCTCCTGGCCACGGGGCAGCTCCATGTGGGCGGTGGGGCCATCGACCCTGCCTTCATCAACGCCATCCATCAGGGGATCCCGCTCAAGGTGGTGGCGGGCAAGGGCATCATCCGGCGGGGCAACGGCTTCAACGTCCTCCTAGTCCGTCGGGAACTCTACGAGCGGGGCGTCCGATCCATCGCGGGACTGCGAGGGCGGAAGCTGGCGGTGACGAACCTGGAGGGTGCTGTGACCTTCGAGGTCCAGGAGATGCTCCGGACCGCGGGGCTCACCCTCCGGGATGTGGAGTTGGTGGTCCTGCCGAACCCCGATATGCCCGTGGCCTTGCAGAACGGTGCCGTGGACGCTGCCTTCGTGATCGAGCCCGTGGCCACCGTGGCCACCTACCGCCTCAAGTCCGCGGTGATCCTTATGACCGCGGACCGGGTGGTCAACGACTTCCCCATCGGGGTGATCTTCTACGGGCCCGCCATGCTGGCAAACCCGGACCTCGGAGTCCGTTGGATGACCGCCTACATCCGGGGGCTGCGCTACTACGACCTCGCCATGCGGGATCCCTCCGTGCGGGAGGAGGTGATCCGAATCTTCCTTAAGTATCTTCCCTTCAAGGACGTGGAGGTGTACCGGAACATGATCTGGCCAGGCCTGCGGCCAGATGGCACCTTCCACGTGGGCTACATCCGGCCCCTTCAGGAGTTCATGCTGGAGCGGCGGGCCATCCGGGCCATTGTCCCCACGGAGCAGCTTGTGGACTTCAGCTACCTCCAGAAGGCCCTGGACCGGATTCGGGAGCGGGGAAGCCGCTAA
- a CDS encoding ABC transporter ATP-binding protein has translation MAPAELRAEPPAVGVEEVRKVFSTRKGRLVALEQVSFEVPRGQFTVIVGPSGCGKTTLLRILGGLEREFEGRVVLHANGSGIPFAMVFQEQSVFPWMTVRDNVAYGLALRGVPRAQRYTIAEQWIERVHLEGFADAYPHQLSGGMKQRVSIARAFAVDPEILLMDEPFSALDEQTRTLLQQEVARLCEEYRKTVVFITHSIDEAITLGDEVVVMTRRPGRIKARVPVPFPRPRDVVEIRSSPEYGRIYRHIWSLIAEEVGG, from the coding sequence ATGGCACCTGCGGAACTCAGGGCAGAGCCTCCCGCCGTGGGAGTGGAGGAGGTGCGGAAGGTCTTCTCCACCCGGAAGGGGAGGCTTGTGGCCTTGGAGCAGGTGAGCTTCGAGGTACCCCGGGGGCAGTTCACGGTGATCGTGGGGCCCAGCGGGTGCGGCAAGACCACGCTCCTGCGGATCCTCGGGGGACTCGAGCGGGAGTTCGAGGGGCGGGTGGTGCTACACGCCAACGGCAGCGGGATCCCCTTTGCCATGGTGTTCCAGGAGCAGTCCGTGTTCCCGTGGATGACGGTACGGGACAACGTGGCGTACGGACTTGCGCTTCGGGGAGTCCCCCGGGCGCAGCGGTACACCATCGCGGAGCAGTGGATCGAGCGGGTGCACCTGGAAGGCTTCGCGGATGCCTACCCCCACCAGCTCTCGGGGGGTATGAAGCAGCGGGTGAGCATCGCTCGGGCCTTTGCGGTGGATCCCGAGATCCTGCTCATGGACGAGCCCTTCAGCGCCCTGGATGAGCAGACCCGCACCCTCCTCCAGCAGGAGGTGGCGCGGCTGTGCGAGGAGTACCGGAAAACGGTGGTGTTCATCACCCACAGCATCGACGAGGCCATCACCCTGGGGGACGAGGTGGTGGTGATGACGCGCCGGCCGGGCCGCATCAAGGCCCGGGTGCCCGTACCCTTCCCCCGACCCCGGGACGTGGTGGAGATCCGCAGCAGCCCAGAATACGGCCGCATCTACCGGCACATCTGGTCCCTGATCGCGGAGGAGGTGGGGGGCTAG
- a CDS encoding 2-keto-4-pentenoate hydratase, with amino-acid sequence MPQQSVEVLAHRLEEALLHRRPIPPLSEEAGLVQIPEAYAVQQHWMRLRTARGERIVGRKIGLTSAAMQAQLGVNEPDYGCLWGSRYFPPQAGRVEVPYDLFLQPRVEGEVAFLLGRPLRGPHVTLQDVLAAAEAVTAGIEIIDSRISDWRIKITDTIADNASFGGFVTGPWSSRMREADLRLVGMILWHNGRAATEGLGAAALGHPARCVAWLANKLAEFGEEIRAGDIVFSGSLGRAVPVQRGDVVTLEMAGFPPLSVRFV; translated from the coding sequence ATGCCTCAGCAGTCGGTAGAGGTCCTCGCGCATCGACTAGAGGAAGCCCTGCTCCACCGCCGCCCTATTCCCCCCCTGAGCGAGGAGGCGGGGCTGGTGCAGATCCCGGAGGCGTACGCGGTGCAGCAGCACTGGATGCGCCTGCGCACCGCCCGCGGGGAGCGCATCGTGGGTCGGAAGATCGGGCTCACGAGCGCCGCCATGCAGGCGCAGCTGGGCGTGAACGAGCCGGATTACGGTTGCCTGTGGGGCTCCCGGTACTTCCCGCCCCAGGCCGGCCGGGTGGAGGTTCCCTACGACCTCTTCCTCCAGCCCCGGGTGGAGGGGGAGGTGGCGTTCCTACTGGGCCGGCCCCTCCGGGGTCCGCACGTCACCCTGCAGGATGTGCTGGCAGCCGCGGAGGCGGTTACCGCAGGAATCGAGATCATCGACTCCCGCATCTCGGACTGGCGGATCAAGATCACGGATACCATCGCGGACAACGCCTCCTTCGGGGGATTCGTCACCGGACCGTGGTCGAGCCGGATGCGGGAGGCAGACCTGCGTCTGGTGGGCATGATCCTCTGGCACAACGGCCGGGCGGCCACGGAAGGCCTGGGCGCCGCAGCCCTAGGGCATCCGGCCCGCTGCGTAGCCTGGCTCGCCAACAAGCTGGCGGAGTTCGGAGAGGAGATCCGGGCTGGCGACATCGTGTTCAGCGGCTCCCTAGGAAGGGCCGTACCGGTTCAACGGGGGGATGTGGTCACGCTGGAGATGGCGGGATTCCCCCCCCTCTCCGTACGGTTTGTATAG
- a CDS encoding amidohydrolase, which produces MKVPWKIDVFCHILPQRYYDYLVRHVAGEAYMQKRVRGIPALYDLDARFRILDAYPDYVQVLSLAAPPLEAVAGPDRSPELARVANDAMAELVDRYPYRFVGFIASLPLNHPEAAVQEAERAIGELGATGVQIYTNVNGKPLDQPEYLPLFAYMSRCDLPIWVHPTRPPDQPDYPTESRSKYDIWWTFGWPYETSVFMARMVFSGLFDRFPNLKLLTHHMGGMVPYFEGRVGWGLDQLGTRTDFPEDLQAKEALRKRPLDYFRAFYADTALFGALAATECGIAFFGAERVLFATDFPFDPEGGSLFIRETIRVVENVSFPPEAKQAIFEGNARRLLRLRL; this is translated from the coding sequence ATGAAGGTGCCCTGGAAGATCGACGTCTTCTGCCACATCCTACCGCAGCGGTACTACGACTACTTGGTGCGCCACGTGGCCGGGGAGGCGTACATGCAGAAGCGGGTGCGCGGGATCCCCGCCCTGTATGACCTCGATGCACGCTTCCGCATCCTGGATGCCTACCCCGATTACGTCCAGGTCCTCTCCCTGGCTGCCCCGCCCCTCGAAGCCGTGGCCGGCCCTGACCGGTCCCCGGAACTCGCCCGGGTGGCCAACGACGCCATGGCGGAGCTGGTGGATCGTTACCCGTATCGGTTCGTGGGATTCATAGCCTCCCTGCCCCTGAACCACCCAGAGGCTGCGGTCCAGGAGGCGGAGCGGGCCATCGGGGAGCTCGGCGCCACAGGAGTCCAGATCTACACCAACGTAAACGGAAAGCCCTTGGATCAACCCGAATACCTGCCCCTGTTTGCATACATGAGCCGGTGCGACCTTCCCATCTGGGTCCACCCAACCCGGCCTCCGGATCAACCCGACTACCCCACGGAGTCCCGCTCCAAGTACGACATCTGGTGGACCTTCGGGTGGCCTTACGAGACGAGCGTCTTCATGGCCCGGATGGTGTTCTCAGGACTCTTTGACCGATTCCCGAACCTGAAGCTCCTCACCCACCATATGGGAGGCATGGTGCCCTACTTCGAAGGTAGGGTCGGCTGGGGGCTGGATCAGCTGGGAACCCGCACGGACTTCCCGGAGGACCTGCAGGCCAAGGAGGCCCTGAGGAAACGCCCCTTGGACTACTTCCGTGCCTTCTATGCGGACACCGCCCTCTTCGGGGCGCTTGCGGCTACGGAGTGCGGGATCGCCTTCTTCGGAGCGGAGCGGGTCCTGTTTGCCACGGATTTCCCCTTCGATCCCGAGGGCGGTTCCCTGTTCATCCGGGAGACCATCCGGGTGGTGGAAAACGTCTCGTTTCCGCCTGAGGCCAAGCAGGCTATCTTCGAAGGGAACGCGCGCCGGCTACTGCGTCTTCGGCTCTGA
- a CDS encoding electron transfer flavoprotein subunit beta/FixA family protein has protein sequence MRVVVCVKQVLDPELPAEEFTVDPVAKRPAVENARLVMSTFDEIALEAALQLREAIGEASVVALSLGGRSADDVLRKALAMGAQEALRIDASALEEPDGVQTASALAAAIRGPLWPVDVVICGRQAADTDAGQVGPILAEMLGFPLVTNVLWARPGPGGTLHLERETEEGTEVVEVTPPVLLTVTNAECNVPRMPKVRDILAAQRKSVPAVEVGDLQPEVPSPWTVLTDLSLPQLKGRCRVIEAETVEEKVEALLAELDRLRVV, from the coding sequence ATGCGCGTGGTGGTGTGTGTGAAGCAGGTGCTCGACCCGGAGCTCCCGGCAGAGGAGTTCACCGTTGACCCGGTGGCGAAGCGGCCCGCGGTGGAGAACGCCCGCTTGGTGATGAGCACCTTCGATGAGATCGCGCTGGAAGCAGCCCTCCAGCTGCGGGAGGCAATCGGGGAGGCTTCCGTGGTGGCCCTGAGCCTGGGGGGCCGGAGCGCGGACGACGTCCTGAGGAAGGCCCTGGCCATGGGGGCCCAGGAGGCCCTGCGGATCGACGCCTCTGCCCTGGAAGAACCGGATGGGGTCCAGACGGCATCTGCGCTGGCGGCCGCCATCCGTGGCCCTCTCTGGCCCGTGGATGTGGTGATCTGTGGACGCCAAGCCGCGGACACGGATGCGGGGCAGGTGGGGCCTATTCTCGCGGAGATGTTGGGCTTCCCCCTGGTCACCAACGTGCTCTGGGCGCGTCCGGGGCCTGGGGGGACCTTGCACCTGGAGCGGGAGACGGAGGAGGGCACGGAGGTGGTGGAGGTGACGCCTCCCGTCCTCCTGACGGTTACGAATGCGGAGTGCAACGTTCCCCGCATGCCCAAGGTGCGGGACATCCTGGCGGCCCAGCGGAAGTCCGTTCCCGCGGTGGAGGTAGGGGATCTGCAACCGGAGGTGCCTTCCCCGTGGACTGTCCTCACGGATCTGTCCCTGCCGCAGCTGAAGGGGCGGTGCCGGGTGATCGAGGCGGAGACGGTGGAGGAGAAGGTGGAAGCCCTGCTGGCGGAGTTAGATCGGCTGCGGGTGGTGTAA